The Aythya fuligula isolate bAytFul2 chromosome 5, bAytFul2.pri, whole genome shotgun sequence sequence CTTCTGCTGGaacattttccagcttctgtttattttgccagcctcctcctcctcctccctccacccccacctTATTTTTGCTCagtccaaactttttttttccccagctgctcgGATGCAGCCACGTACCCAGACCTGTCACTACCGATCACATCAGCCACCTCCGTGTTTCCCGTGGCCCCATTCACCTGCCCAGCTCACAGCACCGCTGCTGACTGCAGACACTGTGCCTGCACCCTGGCACCGTGGCGTGGTCCTTCAGCACGTCCCAAGGCACGCCACTAGAAATCCCGATCGAAGAACTCATCGAAGAGAGAAACCCTCTCCGTCCGGGTCCTCACCAGCGCAGGTTTGCGGGgaattttcctctcttccctctcaCAGCCCCCTGAGTCGGTGCTGGAGGTGTCCCAGAGCAGGTCCCTGGTGTGCGGCTCCCTGCAGAGCCACAGCCCGACCTTGCTGCTGCCGTCGTACTGCCCTGCGAGTCCTCCGTCCCCGCTGTTTCCtggtggagaaaataaaaaaaaaaaggaattctgcTGAGAGCCATGCCCGGGCCCATGGGATTCATGTGGCAAACACCACGGGCAGCTGGGGGTGTGGAAAGAAGATCCTGAGAAATCCCAGCAAGACCAGACCACACGTCCAGGGCTGGGCAGGCCAGGCATAAATTTGGGGTTATATTTGGTAAAATTAGAAAGTCTGGCACGATGAAGTGTGGTTTAGCACAGACTCACAGGTGCGGGGGACATGGTGCTGCACTTCTGAAGAGGATTTACTGGAAGGTTCAGCACCCAGCATGGACATTCACCCCCTGGCATGATGAGAGGCCACCCCAAAGCTCTCCAGCCAGAGACGGAGCCGCTGCTGTGCGGGGAAACCCCGTCCTGGGGACAAGGTGACAGCCAAGGGCTTTGCCACCAATATCCAACGGGCCCCTGCTTGCTCCTGCCTCTTCCCCTAATGATTCAATGATATTCTGTGATATTCCGGTCTTATGCCCCTACAGCTATCCCTCAGCTTCCACGGGGAAACTGATCTGATGGTATTTAAGATGCTGGGGAGCTTTACATCTCCTTGGGAAACTATTCTGCTTACCAGGGTCTCCATTAAAATGCTGATTGTGCTCAGCGGGGACAAGGTCTCGGCTGTCGGTGCTGTCACCTCTCTGGCGAGTGTCAAGGACTTTCTTCGGGCTGAATTCcttgattttttgtttattgattTTTGCCTCCCTGTGGAGATTTCGCTTCAGCTCTGCCTGGGTTTGCAAATGAGTCgtcagcacaagcagcagaggagcaaaCACGTTTTAACAGCTCGGCGCGGCATATCGTTAGGGGGCTGGCACGGAAAATAATTACACTGCCAGGTAGCTTAAGCAGGGAAAATCATATTTGCCAACGTGGGTACGTGACAGAACATGACCCGGATGGAGGTTTGTGGTTTCTCCATGGGCTATGGCCAAATGAGGGCAGAGcgctgaaaaaaatcagaagtaattACTGAACTTTCCGAAGGGGAAAAAACCTCGTGGGTTCAAGAACTCTACTGgataaaaaaaaggaatgagaagGAGCCTGCAGGAGGGTATTCCTCACCCCTGGAGCACCAGAGATGCTCCAGGGAGCACCAGCAGGAGCCGGGGCTGCCTCTCGGTGCCAGCATCTCCTACATGTGTGGGACATTCCCCAACCCAGCGGGGAGGTGTGGGTGCATCCACcaccctggggctgctccccagcttaATCCACACTTCCCAGGCACAGGACTGAGACCTCCTGTTCCATGGGAGAGACCCTGGGATGGGAAAACCCCGCGGAGCCTCAGCATCTCCCCAGAGCCCTCCCCAGGTTACCTCTCGGCGCCGGCGGGTCAGCTCCAGCATCTGCAGCTTGTGCAAGTGCTGCCGCCTGCCAGGGAGGGCTCTCAggctctgcctgctcttctccagagCCTAGAAgggattttaaaacataaataaagacATCTGCCTgtgctgaaatgaaaagaaacagctaCGGGCTCCCAAACCCACGCCTGGTCCCTGGGGTGCTCCCCAGATGAAGGCAGCGAGCTTTTTCCTGCCTGGCCAACGTGCAGCAATTCAGAGAAGGTTTTCGCAGTGCTTGCAGTTcatcctgcagctctggggcatGGTGGAAAATCCTCATTAAAACCCCGAATGCATGTGATTCTGCCCCCTGTGGTGCTTCTGCTGTGGGCTGTCCAAGTCGAGATCGTGacctgcagggaaggaaggctGCACATGGTCGGTGCGGCCCTGCCTCGTCCTCACCTTGGCTTTTGGGGCTTCATCCGCTTCGTGCTGGCTCCAGGGCTTTGCAGGAACAATCCCCCATGGCGGGCCGGCGGGTTCAAGCCTCTGCAAGTGCAATATTTACGGTGTTCAGCATCCCCTTTCCATTGCCAGCATGAAACCTGATGCGAAACTACCTCGAGGTTTATCCAGCTCTGGTTCTAGCCTGGCTGCTTGGGTACAGGAAGGAGATCAGCACCTTTAGCAAGTGATTAGCACACCCAGGTATcacaatttaataaaatgtctCCTGGCAGGTCATCCAAGGCCAGATCCCAGTTACCTGAGACCCCAGCCATCAGCCTAACACTGCCAAGCCCACCGCTAACATgcccctaagcaccacgtccccACACctcttaaacacctccaggatGGGGACTTCACCACCTCCatgggcagcccgttccagcACCCAAACACCCTTTCcatgaataaattcttcctgatgtccaacctaaacctcccctggcacaacttgaggccatttccacCAAGGGCTCCATCCCTAAGCCCTGCCTTGCACTTTATGCGGGACATCATTAGTCCCCTGAGGATGAGCAGGCATCCTCCAAACGGTGCCATGCCTCTGGCTGGCCGCCCTGAACTGCTGCCAGAGCCTGGGCTGTCATTTTCAAGCATCCTGTAAATGAAGGCATCAATGCAGGAGataaaaggcagcagcagtaaAGGAGTGCTGGAGACAGTCCCAGCTCAGCCCAACACACCAAGAGCAAACCAACTCCCTAGAGTCAATGGGAAGCTTCCACTTGGcttcctatatatatataggcttCTGCTCTCCCCTATTTTGGGTCATACCAGCAGGTCACCTCCAAGCTGGTGTCTCCAGCCGAAGTGGAAGggatgctgcctgctgctcccttgTTCACCTGCATTTGGAGCAAACCTTCGTGCCCCCGCAGCGCTGCACCGCATGTGCTCCTCCAGTCCCGCTCCCCTCCCATGCTCACGGCTTGTGGTTGGGTTTTGTGCCCACAAAACCGACTgtgaagctgaaaaataatggCACTAGATGGCAGCATGTGACACCACAAGCTGCATCGCTCCCAGACACTGCTGAGGCTGAAGGCAGAAGGGGAAGTTTGGGGCTGTCAGCTAAAGTTGTGTCACAGGCTGGAGCATGGGCCTTGCAAGGGCCGTGctgtcctgctctgcactgcCTTGGGAAGCCTTCCTACAGGGAATGGGGCTTCTGCTGGCACTTAGAA is a genomic window containing:
- the CCDC198 gene encoding uncharacterized protein CCDC198, producing the protein MTFTLIWGSRGLFLLPKPPLCAMGLSSSKAHPKVTRVAPMLSSEDLPTHPIPHPGVLGGPILHPPAVGEWGTPKFHGQLPPLRNTSYGRTSAGPLSFDTVPADGGSSIIKLHPPRRPQRLEPAGPPWGIVPAKPWSQHEADEAPKAKALEKSRQSLRALPGRRQHLHKLQMLELTRRRREAELKRNLHREAKINKQKIKEFSPKKVLDTRQRGDSTDSRDLVPAEHNQHFNGDPGNSGDGGLAGQYDGSSKVGLWLCREPHTRDLLWDTSSTDSGGCEREERKIPRKPALVRTRTERVSLFDEFFDRDF